The Mucilaginibacter rubeus genomic interval ATCTCCTTTTTTTACGTCCTGGTTTTCATCGTACCTTATTTCTTTAATAAAGCCGCTTACCCTTGCTGTAATAGGATTAATATAGGCTTCAACCTGGGCATCATCGGTTTCTTCATAGCTGTACAGGTGTACCAACGTTACAATCCCCCATACCAATAAGCCAGCTGCAACTATGCCGGCTATCCACGTGGTTATTTTAGTTATTAACTTATCAGTTGCAGTATAAGTGTTTATATGTTTGTTCATGATTAAAGTTTCCCGGTTACGTTTTGTAATTGATAATATTGAAGTTGAGCGGCTATTCTGGCAGCAGCCAGATCAAAGCGGGTTTGTAATAACTGCGTATCCGCGTCAAGCAGATCGGTTATCAGCGATAGTTGATTAAAGTAGGTATTGTTTACAATGCGCCTGTTTTCTGTAGCCTGTTGGACATTAACGCGGCTAACATCTACCCTGTTTAAAGCTTCCTTGTACCTGAGCCAGGCCTCATTAACCTGCTGGCGTACGCCATCTTCAGTTTGCGCATGCTCAATTTCCTGGCTTTCAAGATCAAGCCTTGCCACTTTTACCTTGTGGCTGTTATGATAAAACGAGGATATAGAAAACGAAGCTTTTACCCCTGCAAAACCCAAACCGTACAAGCTCGGCGAGTAGGGATAAAACAGGATTTGCGGGTAGCTATAGTTATAAGCCGCGAACAAGCCCACTTTAGGCGATACGTTTGCTTTTATATTCTTCAATTTCAGCTTGCTTAGCTCCGTTTCCTGTTCAGAGATCTTGAGCTGATAGGCGTTCTTCCCGGCATCGGTTAAATACTCGTCGTACGTCTCTTTGCCTGTTGTATCCAACTGAACAGCTTCAACCGGGTTTATCCGCTGATCATCAGGCAAACCTATCAGGATATTCAGCTTTTGGTTAGCTATAGCCAGATCATTATCCAACTGAACCAAAGAGAGTTTCTGCTTAGAAAGCTTTAGCTCCGCCCTTAGCACATCGCTTTTTAATACTACGCCGTTTTTTTGAAGGGTTTTGATTTGTAAAAGCTGTTTTTCCTGCGCAGCAATATCTTTCAACAACAGATCTTTAAAGATGATACTGCGTTGCATATCCAGATAATAGGCTGCGACACGTAACTTAACCTCAGAAAGTGTCAGCTTTTGCTGTTCCCCTGCTATATTATTTTCGCGTTTGCGGGCGTCAATTTCCAGATTGGTTTTATTACCGTTATAAATATTTAAATAAGCCTCGCCGCCTACAGTGTAAGTAGTATGCAAAACCGGGAACTGAGTTGGTGTATTAAAAATACCGTTTTCGTAAACCGGCATATTGCTTACACGGGCATATTCGCCGTTAATATTAATCTCGGGCAGGCGCTCTGCTTTGGCATCTTTAATACCTTCGGCACTGCTTGTTACCTTCAATTGTTTAATTTGTACAGCTTTGCTGTTTGTGGCTGCTTTTTGCCAAACCTGTGCTATGGTTAAGGATAGGTTTTTGCTGGTATCAGCAGCGGGTTGTTGGGCTTTTAACGAAAAGGCCAACAACAAAACTGGCAACAAGGCCAGATAAAATTTACTATTAAAGTTCATGGTGATTTAATAGTACAAAGTTCGGCACTCGCTAAAAGCTTATTTTATTTAAATTTGCCAAATGTTTATTCATTCCAGCCAAAATATAGATACAGCTACAGCCGATAACTTTTTCCGGGATATTGACCAATATCCCGAATCCGTTTATGTAATTAACTGGAAAACAGAAAGAAACTTCCCCAACCATAACCACAAAAAAGGTCAGCTGATTTACATAGAAGGAGGCATTGCCTATATTCATTTAACCGATAAAACTTTGGTAATACCGGCAAGGCATTATGTATGGATCCCCGGCGGGATGATGCATTTTGTGGAAATGCACAAATCGGCAATTACCCGCACGGTATATTTTTACTGGCACGATGATAACAGCAACCCGTTTTACACCAAAGGCGGAATTTACCCCATCAATAATTTATTACTACAGATGCTCATTTACTCCGAGCGCTGGGACGGCAATGTATTCCCTGATGAACAGGCATTCCATTTTTTAGCGGGAATAAAGGCGATTTTGCCGGAGATCAGCGAAAAATCTTTACCTGTAGCCTTACCTACTACAGATAACACCCGGATGCACCCTGTGCTGGATTATATGAATAAAAACGCATTTGAACCGCTAACACTTTCATCTGTAAGCGAAGAAACCGGCTTTAGCGAAAGGACACTTTCACGCCTTTTCCAATCAACCCTTAACACTTCGTTTTTGCAATATTTTAAATTGCTAAAAATGGTAAAGGCCATTGAGCTGATGCTGCAAACCGATATGTCTATGAGCGAGATTGCTTATAAATTGGGATACAATAGTTTATCGGCCTTTAGCGCCATATTTTACCAGCTCACCAATATCAGGCCATCTGATTTTGCCAAGCAGCTGAGGTAATTACATCAACCGCTCCAGGATCCTGATGTTTGCGTCGCTCGCCTCGCTTTCCTTAAAGGCTTTACTTTCATAAACCTCTTTACACCATTTGATCACTTTATCATCCGGATACTTCTGAATTTCTGCATCCAACCAGTTGATCGCCAGAGTGCGGCCATTCAGCTTTTCAATAGCCCAGGCGGTTACCAAATGATTAGCCGAAAGGAAATTACTTACCGTATTATCTATTTGAGGCTTAAAGGCTGTTATTTTTTGCAGATACTGTGTGGCTTCATTAGTCTTACCCATTTTGGTATAGCACAGGTAACTCATCCAGTCTTCCAATCGCTCGTCAATATTTTCGGCATAGGGTTTACCTACACCCAGGTTTGCCGGCCATTTTTTAGCCTCGGCTATGTAATTTAAAGCTGCTTTGTAGTTTTTAGTATCGATCTTTTGAACCGCCTGCATCAACTCGGTTTCCCGGTATAACTCGCGGCCAATCGTCGCGCCTTCAAAAGGTAAGATATCAATGTGCGATAACAGCTCACCGCATTCGTTGTACCGTTTATTCAGGAGCAATATTTTGGCGTACAGCATACCAATAATGTAATTATCACGGTGCGATTTATAAAAGGGTTCAACAGTAGTTAGTGCTTTGGCATATTGCTTATTATTAACATAATATTCGCCAAGCAGCTTATTATAACGCCAGCCTTTATCAAGTTTGGCTGCGGTATTTAAATCTGCCAGAACATTTTCTCCTGTTTGCATTGCAGCCCGCGCTACATAAAATGGTGCAAAATCTGGTTGGTTGCCACATGCAGCAAACAACTTTTTGCTTTCGTCAAGGCGGTTCCGGTCTTTGTAAAGCAATGCCAGAAAATACTTTGGCTTCCAGTTATTACTTTGTTGCATAGCCCATTTTAACACACCTTCATCACTATTGCGGAAAGGAAATACAAATGCCGCCGTTGCTGTATTGGCTTTATTTAAGGCTTCACTAAATGGCTTTGTTTGCCCTTGCTGCAAAAATGCCAGTTTATAGTACACAAATGCGCTGGCTGGCGAAAGCAGTAAAACCTTTTCACTTTCTTCTGTACAACCGTTATGATCATACAAATTTGCCAGATCAAGGTAACTTTCAATAGGCTGTTCATTCCGAATCATTGATGTAAAAGCCTTTTTTGTAGCTTCAGATTGTTGCCATAAATACTGTTCAAAGCTGGCAAAATGATTAAGCGGTTCGTATGTCAATATGGTGTCTAAAACCTGCTCGGCATTTTTGCGCTCGTTTAAATGCCGGTAAGCTATAGCTTGTACCTGTAGGGAAGATATATCAAACCTGTTAAAATCCAGCGCTTTTGAGGCAAACTCCAAAGCCTTCACATCATTCTTTTCTTTTAAATACAAACTACTCAAAGCCGAGTAAGCCGCATTACGATATTCAACCGATAAACCGGCTATATCAAAACCATCTTTAGCATCAGCCACGTTACCCAGTTGCGCGTTTATGATGCCATAATAATAGTTTGCAGCACCATCATTAGTATTGATACTCAAGGCAGTTTTGGCAAAAGCCAAAGCTTCGGCATAACGCATATCACGGTACATCAGCGCTGCCGATTGTACCAGTGCCGGCAAAAAGTATGGATCTTTTTTTAATGCTTCCTGCAGTTTTTCTTCGG includes:
- a CDS encoding TolC family protein, with translation MNFNSKFYLALLPVLLLAFSLKAQQPAADTSKNLSLTIAQVWQKAATNSKAVQIKQLKVTSSAEGIKDAKAERLPEININGEYARVSNMPVYENGIFNTPTQFPVLHTTYTVGGEAYLNIYNGNKTNLEIDARKRENNIAGEQQKLTLSEVKLRVAAYYLDMQRSIIFKDLLLKDIAAQEKQLLQIKTLQKNGVVLKSDVLRAELKLSKQKLSLVQLDNDLAIANQKLNILIGLPDDQRINPVEAVQLDTTGKETYDEYLTDAGKNAYQLKISEQETELSKLKLKNIKANVSPKVGLFAAYNYSYPQILFYPYSPSLYGLGFAGVKASFSISSFYHNSHKVKVARLDLESQEIEHAQTEDGVRQQVNEAWLRYKEALNRVDVSRVNVQQATENRRIVNNTYFNQLSLITDLLDADTQLLQTRFDLAAARIAAQLQYYQLQNVTGKL
- a CDS encoding AraC family transcriptional regulator, which produces MFIHSSQNIDTATADNFFRDIDQYPESVYVINWKTERNFPNHNHKKGQLIYIEGGIAYIHLTDKTLVIPARHYVWIPGGMMHFVEMHKSAITRTVYFYWHDDNSNPFYTKGGIYPINNLLLQMLIYSERWDGNVFPDEQAFHFLAGIKAILPEISEKSLPVALPTTDNTRMHPVLDYMNKNAFEPLTLSSVSEETGFSERTLSRLFQSTLNTSFLQYFKLLKMVKAIELMLQTDMSMSEIAYKLGYNSLSAFSAIFYQLTNIRPSDFAKQLR
- a CDS encoding DUF5107 domain-containing protein: MNKKWFIAVCLCIGGLKAFAQQTASIREYTKAITTYPFSDPNPIPAFTNIYPYFRYDGFTDKPVQKEWKIVELENEYIRLTILPQIGGKIWSAVEKSTSKPIVYENHVVKFRDIAMRGPWTSGGIEPNYGIIGHTPNSVTPVDYLTRTNADGSVSCFISVLDLLTNTTWTMEVNLPADKAYFTTKSFWHNSTPLEQPYYHWMNTGIKTSGKLEYIFPGTKYLGHQGEYADWPINKQNGKDLSFYDNNNFGGYKSYHVFGKYTDFFGAYWHNDDFGMARYGGHEDKAGKKIWIWGLSDQGMIWEKQLTDNDGQYSEIQSGRLFNQTAVKSTFTPFKHKGFAPGTSDTWTEYWYPVLKTKGFVQANNYGALNVKTDGGLLKLYFNPVQKIADTLKVKQGDKVIYSKKVTLQPLQLFADSVKADVGDVLVTLGTNKLIYNSKPEADNLNRPVDLPKDFDWNSPYGLYTQGKEFMDQKMYPEAEEKLQEALKKDPYFLPALVQSAALMYRDMRYAEALAFAKTALSINTNDGAANYYYGIINAQLGNVADAKDGFDIAGLSVEYRNAAYSALSSLYLKEKNDVKALEFASKALDFNRFDISSLQVQAIAYRHLNERKNAEQVLDTILTYEPLNHFASFEQYLWQQSEATKKAFTSMIRNEQPIESYLDLANLYDHNGCTEESEKVLLLSPASAFVYYKLAFLQQGQTKPFSEALNKANTATAAFVFPFRNSDEGVLKWAMQQSNNWKPKYFLALLYKDRNRLDESKKLFAACGNQPDFAPFYVARAAMQTGENVLADLNTAAKLDKGWRYNKLLGEYYVNNKQYAKALTTVEPFYKSHRDNYIIGMLYAKILLLNKRYNECGELLSHIDILPFEGATIGRELYRETELMQAVQKIDTKNYKAALNYIAEAKKWPANLGVGKPYAENIDERLEDWMSYLCYTKMGKTNEATQYLQKITAFKPQIDNTVSNFLSANHLVTAWAIEKLNGRTLAINWLDAEIQKYPDDKVIKWCKEVYESKAFKESEASDANIRILERLM